DNA sequence from the Archangium lipolyticum genome:
TTCATGGGGATGCGCCCTGCTCGCACGAGGCGCAAGGTATAGACCCTCTTTCGGACGTGCTCGAGCCTTTCCCGGCGGGCTTCCAATAGCCTCGTGCGGTTGAGTCCGAGCACGTCGATGGTCACGCGTCCACGCCGTCCTTCACTCGAGGGTTCGGCGCGTTCCCCGTTGAAACGGATGTGGAGCTCTGGTGCGTCGGTGGCGGGATCCAGCAGGAGCGGGGCCTCTCCCTCCGTGCGTCCCTCCTCGCGTGTGGCATCGGCACGGGCTGTTGGATCTTCGAGCGGGAAGAGGTCTCGCTTGTGCTCGCGGTTGCAGCGAGAGCATGCATACAGAAGATTGCTCCACGTGTAGGCGAGCCAGAAATAGCCTGGGGTCTGCTTTGGCTGGTCCTTGCCCTGACGCACAGCGGCCTTGGGGCGGAAGTGTTCGACGTCTCCGGCTTCGCTGACGATTGGCACCTCGCAGTAGGCGCACTTGTCGTGCTGCGCTTTCGAGAGGCGTCGCTTGACGTCGGGGTGTCCATACACGTCTTGAGCGAATTCGAATGCCTTGGAGCCATCCTGGTAGCTCCGAGGAGCCGCGTGGTACTCGGCGAGCATGTTTCGCACCAGGGTGGAGCCCTTCCTGGCGAGAAGCTCTGGTGGCTCTTCAGGACGGACGATCCGGATCACGAGTGGGCCGTGTCCTTTCGGAGCTGCTCGGCGAACCATCGGATCGTCTTGCCCGCGTCGATGTCCTCTGGCGTCTCGCCAGTCGGCATCGACTGTAGCTCGCGTTCGATGTTGGCGAGCTCCTGCTCCTCCTCCTGGGTACGCGTTGCCTTCTCGAGGAGCTCACCCCGTCGCTCGAGCAGCTTCGTGAACCCTGGCGGGCGTGCGCTCGTGAGGCCGAAGAGGTCGCTCGTGAGAAGCTGGTCGACCCGCCAGCCCCGGACGATCTCCGGGTCGTTCTGGATCAAGACATGATCCCCATCGTCGGGCGCGCGGTGGAGGACGACCAGGTTGGCGTTCTCCGCGGCCTGGACGATGAGGGGGCTGTGGGCCGTGACGATGAACTGGGTTCTTTGGAAGCGCTCGCTCAGGAATCTCACGATGTCGCGCTGCCAGCGGGGGTGAAGGTGCAGGTCGATCTCATCGACCAGGACCACCGCGGGCTCGGAGAGTGGATCCTCACTCGTGGGATAGCGCTCGAACATCCGGCTGGCGAGGTCCAGGACCCAACTCAGCATGGCCCTGTAGCCGAGGCTGAGTTGGTGCGGCCGTACCCATCCATACGGGGTTTCGAGCTGCACGATGGGCTGGGGTGGCACCTTGTCGAGCCCCTCGATGCGAACGGCGGAGACGTTCTCCAGGAGTCGCAAGATGGTCTCGCGGATGTGCTCGAACCGCCTGCTGGCCCCGGGTGCGTTCGAGCGAGCGGAGTAGTCCGCCTGGAGCAACCACTCCTCGACGTTGATGAGCTCGGCGTTGTCGGAGAAGAGCGTGGCGGCCGCCCATGGCCGGGAGTCCGCAGACAGCGTGGTACGCCCGGGCCGCCGCGAGGCCCCATACCCGCAGCAGAACATGTCGGCATTCATCGAGCTGTATTGAGACCCGCTCGTCTTCCTCTCGTTCCACTGTTCTTCCAGGGACAGGGGCACGATGACATCGCTCGCATCTCCGAGAGATGCACCCATGGCGATGCTGGCCGTGAGCTGGCTGTCCTCCTCGCTCAGGCTCCGGCGAAGCCCTTGTTTCAGCTCGGGAGCCCAGTAGGTGAAGTCAGGGACGGTACCCGCCAGCGTACCGGGCATGGGCGGCAGCACGGTCGGCTTCATGCCATAGAGGCACTGCAGCAGTGTCGTCTTGCCGACCCCGTTGTCGCCCAGGATGACCGTCCACTGGGCGAGCCGGCCATGGCTGTCACGAAGATCGAGCACCTGCCGCGAGCTGAAACACCGGACGTTTTCGACAGTGAGCTCCGCGAAATACATCGGTGGGTTCAAAGCTCTTCCTTCTCGATGCTCGTCCGCTCCAGGCATGCCCGAAGCGTAGATGATCTGCTTCGCGCCAGATAGCGGAGGCTGGAGCCACCGTTCAGCTGCGGTAGTCCGCGTTCTCGCTGATGTACTCGTGGCTGCGGTCCGAGCCGAGCACGGTGCTGCTGGCCGGGCCGGTGCCCAGCTCCACGTCGATCTCCACGGAGCGCTCGTGCGGCGGGAACGTCACCGGCGGGCGGAAGGTGAGCCCATCCGCGGGAGGGACGCTGGCGTACAGCTCGGCGCCCTTCATGTGGGCCACCAGCGCCTTCTCCGCCTCGTTGTCCAGGCGGAAGGCGCTCCGCTCGAAGATGACCCGGCCGCCCATGCGCAGGGTGCAGCGCGACAGGTCCACCTCGGGATGGTGCGCTCCCACGTACTTGCCGATGGCCGCCACCAGCCGGCCCACGTTCGGGTCGTTCCCGTTCACCGCGCACTGGAACAGCGGCGAGTTCACCACCGACTTGCCGATGCCCCGCGCCACCTCCTCGCTCGGGGCGCCGCTCACCCGCACGCGCATGACGTGGTGCACGCCCTCGCCATTGCGCACGATGTCCTCGGCCAGGTCCGCGCACACCTGCTGCAGCGCGGCCTCGAACTCCGGGAGGCTCGGGCAGGGCACCTTCCTCGAGGACAGCAGCGCCACCGTGTCCGAGGTGCTCGTGTCACTGTCCACGCTGATGCAGCCGAACGTCCTCGAGACCACCGCGTGCATCGTCGAGCGCAGGGCCTCGCGCGGCACGTCCACGTCCGTCATCAGGAAGACGAGCATGGTGGCCAGGTTGGGTTCGATCATCCCCGCGCCCTTGGCGATGCCCACGACGCTCCCGTTGCCCACCCGGGCCCGGCGGACCTTGGCGTACAGGTCGGTCGTCATGATGCCCTCGGCGGCGGGCAGCACCGAGCCGCCCGCGAGCGTGGACACCGCCTGGGGCACCGCCTCCACCATCGCGTCCACCGGCAGCCGCCAGCCGATGACGCCCGTGGAGCACGGCAGCACCTGCGAGGCGCTCAGCCCCAGCTTCCCGGCCACCGCCGCGCACAGCCGCTCGGAGGCCTCGACGCCCCCGGGCGCGCACACGTTGCTCACCTTGTTGTTCACCACCACCGCGCCCAGCGTGGCCTCCTTCAGCCGCTCGCGGCCGATGAGCACCGGCGCTCCCGGGAAGGCGTTTTTCGTGAACATCGCCGCGAACGCCGGGGTCGGCTCGTCGAGCACGATGAGGGTGAGGTTCATCTTCGCGGGCCTGGCCACCTCGGCGGGCATGAACTCCAGGCGCGTGCGCCCGACACGGAAGCCTCGGGGCAGGGCGGACTGGCCCTCCAGCCAGTCGCGGTGGGCCTCGGCGGAGGAGAAGGTCAGGTGCGTGCTGGGCATGGTGGTACCTCGCTGCGAGCGGAATGCGCTTGGTGCCGCAAACCCGCGGACGAATCAATGGTGGAGATGACCGGCCGCCCGGTTCGCGGCTAGGGAGGCGTCGGTTTCAGCCGCGCCTGGGGGATGACCTGCTTCTTTCCCCGGGTCTGGCCGGGGCTCGACCACAGCAGCCGGGCGATGGCCAGACCTGTCTTCTCGTAGAACTCCATCCGCAGGCTGTAGGCGACACCCGCCTGGAGCGTGATGGTGCCGGTGTTCTCGGTGGTGGGGTGCGCCGTCCACGCGTCGATGAGGAGCTTT
Encoded proteins:
- a CDS encoding HNH endonuclease family protein gives rise to the protein MIRIVRPEEPPELLARKGSTLVRNMLAEYHAAPRSYQDGSKAFEFAQDVYGHPDVKRRLSKAQHDKCAYCEVPIVSEAGDVEHFRPKAAVRQGKDQPKQTPGYFWLAYTWSNLLYACSRCNREHKRDLFPLEDPTARADATREEGRTEGEAPLLLDPATDAPELHIRFNGERAEPSSEGRRGRVTIDVLGLNRTRLLEARRERLEHVRKRVYTLRLVRAGRIPMNDPEAREHLHDLCREILAAADSRAPFAAMIRGTVRQWLAPDLEFPCPEERLVAWALSRADLPG
- a CDS encoding AAA family ATPase, translating into MNPPMYFAELTVENVRCFSSRQVLDLRDSHGRLAQWTVILGDNGVGKTTLLQCLYGMKPTVLPPMPGTLAGTVPDFTYWAPELKQGLRRSLSEEDSQLTASIAMGASLGDASDVIVPLSLEEQWNERKTSGSQYSSMNADMFCCGYGASRRPGRTTLSADSRPWAAATLFSDNAELINVEEWLLQADYSARSNAPGASRRFEHIRETILRLLENVSAVRIEGLDKVPPQPIVQLETPYGWVRPHQLSLGYRAMLSWVLDLASRMFERYPTSEDPLSEPAVVLVDEIDLHLHPRWQRDIVRFLSERFQRTQFIVTAHSPLIVQAAENANLVVLHRAPDDGDHVLIQNDPEIVRGWRVDQLLTSDLFGLTSARPPGFTKLLERRGELLEKATRTQEEEQELANIERELQSMPTGETPEDIDAGKTIRWFAEQLRKDTAHS
- a CDS encoding bifunctional ornithine acetyltransferase/N-acetylglutamate synthase; this encodes MPSTHLTFSSAEAHRDWLEGQSALPRGFRVGRTRLEFMPAEVARPAKMNLTLIVLDEPTPAFAAMFTKNAFPGAPVLIGRERLKEATLGAVVVNNKVSNVCAPGGVEASERLCAAVAGKLGLSASQVLPCSTGVIGWRLPVDAMVEAVPQAVSTLAGGSVLPAAEGIMTTDLYAKVRRARVGNGSVVGIAKGAGMIEPNLATMLVFLMTDVDVPREALRSTMHAVVSRTFGCISVDSDTSTSDTVALLSSRKVPCPSLPEFEAALQQVCADLAEDIVRNGEGVHHVMRVRVSGAPSEEVARGIGKSVVNSPLFQCAVNGNDPNVGRLVAAIGKYVGAHHPEVDLSRCTLRMGGRVIFERSAFRLDNEAEKALVAHMKGAELYASVPPADGLTFRPPVTFPPHERSVEIDVELGTGPASSTVLGSDRSHEYISENADYRS